Genomic DNA from uncultured Jannaschia sp.:
GAACCCCGCCCACGCCGCCTCGCCCGCCGCGTTGGCGCTCGACTTCGACCCAAGACGCGGGCGCATGTAATCCACCGCCTGACGACAGGCCGAGTGCAGCCGCCGCTTCGTCGCCCGCGACAGGTTCGCGATCCAGGCATCGGTGTCGATTTCCACCGCGCAGCCGTCCTCGGCCGCCAGCGCCAACCCCAGCGCCGCCGATTTCGACGCCCCCGCCGCCCATTCGGTCGGAAGGCCCAACTGCAGATAGGCCAGCGCCCGATTGTGGCTGGCGAAGGCCCCGTCCGGATTGGGGATGGTCCAGAGGTGGACCATGGCGAGCCGGTCGCGCGCGACCCCGTCCGATCCGACGAATTCGGGCGCCACGAACCGCGCCGCCGCCCAGCGCAGGAGCGGGCGATCCAGCGTGACGTTGGCGGTGAACCGCGCGACGTCGTGCACGTGCCAGACATCGCGCGACCCCGCGAAGCCCTCCGGCAGCATTTCGCCGGCCGCGAGCCTGTAGTTGTAGGCCGCGCCGACCAGCACCTGCCGCCCGCCGATCTGGGCATAGAGCAGGTTGCTCGGACGTGCGGGGTCGAGCGGTTGGCCGGTGACGAGGTCCGCGCGCGTGGGCAGGAAATAGTGCTGCCCCATCAGGGCCGCGGGTCCGCCGAACCGCTTCCACCCGGCCCGACGCGCATCGGCCAGATCCGAATAGACCTGCGCCGCGGCCCGCCCCCGGTCGATCTCGGACGCCCGCACCGGCGCCGCAGCGAGGGTCAGAAGGGACAGGAGGATCAGCAGGTCACGCATGGGACATCTCCGACGGCGATCGTGTCGCTGGATGATCGCATGCGTCTGATGTTATTCAAGAACGGCGGGCGGAACTCAGCCGATCCGACCGCCCGCATCCCCCACCTGACCGCGATGCAGAAGCAGATGGTCGAGCAGGACGCAGGCCATCATCGCCTCGGCCACGGGCACGGCCCGGATGCCGACGCAGGGGTCGTGGCGGCCCTTGGTAACGATGGTCGTGTCCTTGCCCGACTTGGTGATCGTGCGCCGTTCGGACAGGATCGACGATGTCGGCTTGACGGCAAAGCGGATGACGACGTCCTGCCCGGTGCTGATGCCACCGAGGACACCGCCCGCATGGTTCGAGCTGTAAACCGGCCCGTCCGGCCCCATCGAGATCTCGTCGGCATTGTCGCGCCCTGTCAGGCGCGCGGCCTGCATCCCCTCGCCGATCTCGACGCCCTTTACGGCGTTGATCGACATCATCGCCGCCGCGAGGTCGGTGTCGAGCTTGCCGTAGACCGGTGCGCCGAGACCCGCGGGCACGCCCCGCGCGACGCATTCGATGATCGCGCCGACCGAGTTGTGGTCGTCCTTCCGCAGCCAGTCGAGATGGTCGGCCATCTTGGCCGCGGCCACCGGATCGGGACACCAGAAATCGTTGCGCGCGATCTCGTCCCAGTCGAACCGCGCGCGGTCGATATCGACCGGCCCCATCGCTGTCATGTAGCCGGTGACCCGAAGGTCGGGGACCAGCGCCGCCAGCGCCGCACGCGCAACGCCGCCGGCGGCGACCCGCGCCGCCGTCTCGCGCGCGCTGCTGCGGCCGCCGCCGCGGTAATCGCGGACGCCGTATTTCTGCCAGTAGGTGATGTCGGCGTGGCCCGGCCGAAATTTCTCGGCGATCTCGCCGTAATCCTTCGACCGCTGGTCGGTGTTGCGGATCATCAGCTGGATCGGCGTGCCCGTGCTGACGCCCTCGAACACCCCCGACAGGATCTCGACGGCATCCGCTTCCTTGCGCTGCGTGGTGTGCTTCGACTGGCCGGGCTTGCGCGCGTCCATCCACACCTGGAGGTCCTCGGCCCGCACGGCCACGCCCGGCGGGCAGCCATCGACCGTCGCACCGAGAGCCGGGCCGTGGCTCTCGCCCCAGGTCGTGACGCGGAACAGGTGGCCGAAGGTGTTCAGGGACATGGGCGCTCTCCTCGGGTCGGGGGTCTAGCCAGCGGGCCCCGACCGGGCAAGGCGAGACTGTGCGGATGACGCGCGCCGAAGCCGTCGGGGGCCCGGGGGGCGTCCCCCGGCCTTGCCGTCAATCGACGCGACGGACCATGAGCTGCGTACCCTCCTTGCGCGTCTCCAGCCGCTTGATTTCGCCCACGAGGTCCGAGAGCTTCCGCTTGCCGTAGGTCCGCGTATCGAAATCCGGGACCGCCGCGACGATCTGCGATCCGATCGCGCCCAGCGCGTACCAGTCGTCGTCCTGATCCATCCGCTCCATCGCCTTGAGGATCAGCGGCAGCGCGTCCTGCGCCTTGCGCTTCGACGGCTTGCTCGCGCCATCCTGCTCGGGGGCGTCGTCGACGAGGTTCTCGATCAGGATGAAGCGGTTGCAGACGTTGCGCAGGCTCTCGGGCGCCTTGCCCTCGCCGATGCCGATCACGTCGAGCCCCTCTTCGCGAATGCGGGAGGCGAGACGGGTGAAGTCGCTGTCCGACGACACCAGGACGAACCCGTCGAACCGGCCGCCATGCAGGATGTCCATCGCGTCGATCACCAGCCCGATATCCGAGGCGTTCTTGCCCTTGGTGTTCGCCGTCTCCTGATGCGCGACGAGGCCCAGCTCCAGCACCTTGTCGGACCAGCCGCGCAACTGGCCGCTCGACCAGTCGCCGTAGACCCGCCGCAGCCCCGGCTCGCCCAGCCCCGCGATCTCCTTCATCACGGCCGAGGCGTATTTGGCGGGAATGTTGTCGGCGTCGATCAGGACGGCATAGAGCGGGCGGTCGCGCGAAGGCATGTGGAATTCCTTGTATCGGACGGTCGGGACGGTGGCCCCGTCGTCCGGTCACCTAGCCCGGGTCGGGCGGATCAGTATACCACGACGCTGCGGATACTCTCGCCGGCATGCATCAGGTCGAAGCCCTTGTTGATGTCCGACAGGGGCATCGTGTGGGTGATCATCGGGTCGATCTCGATCTTCCCGTCCATGTACCAATCGACGATCTTCGGCACGTCCGTGCGGCCGCGCGCGCCGCCGAAAGCCGTGCCGCGCCAGACGCGCCCCGTGACAAGCTGGAAGGGCCGGGTCGCGATTTCGGCTCCCGAAGGGGCGACGCCGATGATGACGCTTTCACCCCAGCCCTTATGCGCCGATTCCAGCGCGGTGCGCATCACCTCCACATTGCCGGTCGCGTCGAAGGTGTAATCCGCGCCGCCGCCGGTCAGCTCGACCAGATGCGCCACGAGGTCGCCATCGACCTCGGCAGGGTTCACGAAATCGGTCATGCCGAAGCGCTCGGCCATCGGTTTCTTGTCGGCATTGAGGTCGACGCCGACGATCTGGTCGGCGCCCGCCAGTCGCAGGCCCTGGATGACGTTCAGCCCGATCCCGCCGAGGCCGAAGACGATGGCCGTCGACCCGATCTCGACCTTGGCGGTGTTGATGACGGCGCCGATGCCCGTGGTGACGCCGCAGCCGATGTAACAGATCTTGTCGAAGGGCGCGTCCGGGCGAACCTTGGCCAGCGCGATCTCGGGCAGGACGGTGTGATTGGCGAAGGTCGAGCAGCCCATGTAGTGCAGGATCGGATCGCCATCGAGCGTCGAGAACCGCGAGGTGCCGTCGGGCATCAACCCCTGGCCCTGGGTCGCACGCACGCGCTGGCAGAGGTTGGTCTTGGGGTTCAGGCAATATTCGCAGGTCCGGCATTCCGGCGTGTAGAGCGGGATGACGTGATCGCCCTTCTTGAGCGAGGTCACGCCCGGGCCGACATCGACCACGACGCCCGCCCCCTCGTGCCCCAGGATCGCCGGGAACAGCCCCTCGGGGTCCGCGCCCGACAGGGTGAATTCATCGGTGTGGCAGATGCCGGTCGCCTTGATCTCGACCAGCACCTCGCCCTCGCGGGGGCCGTCCAGATTGACGTCCATGATCTCGAGCGGCTGGCCCGCGGCGATGGCGACGGCGGCTTTCGTGCGCATTGGAATTCCCCTCCGGTTATTGCCTGTCACGCTGGGATATCACCGGGTGGATTGCAACGAACGAGTGGAGGACCCCATGCGACGCACGATCCCGTTCCTGTTCCTTCTGGCCGCCTGCCAGCTGGAGGCCGAGTCCGACGATCCCTGCCGCGCCGGCGAGTATGGCGCGCTGGTGGGGGCCAATATCGCGGCGGTCAGCTTGCCCGCGGACCTGAACCACCGTGTCGTCGGGCCGGACACGGCCGTCACGATGGATTTCGTGCCTGACCGGCTGAACGTGCTGGTCGACCGGCAGGGGCGGATCTTCGGGCTGCGCTGCGGCTGAGTGCTGCGGTCAGGCCGGAAGCGGCCCGCCCGCCGCAACCATCTCGAGATGCAGCGCCGCAAGATCAGCGTCGCGTCCCGCCGCGAGGGCAGCCATGACGCGACCGTCCGTGATGTAGCGCGCGAGGAACGGGCCCGACGGGTCCCCGTCAAAGCGGATTTCGTCCCATTCGGTCGCGTGGCCGACATAGCGATACTGCCGG
This window encodes:
- the aroC gene encoding chorismate synthase, which gives rise to MSLNTFGHLFRVTTWGESHGPALGATVDGCPPGVAVRAEDLQVWMDARKPGQSKHTTQRKEADAVEILSGVFEGVSTGTPIQLMIRNTDQRSKDYGEIAEKFRPGHADITYWQKYGVRDYRGGGRSSARETAARVAAGGVARAALAALVPDLRVTGYMTAMGPVDIDRARFDWDEIARNDFWCPDPVAAAKMADHLDWLRKDDHNSVGAIIECVARGVPAGLGAPVYGKLDTDLAAAMMSINAVKGVEIGEGMQAARLTGRDNADEISMGPDGPVYSSNHAGGVLGGISTGQDVVIRFAVKPTSSILSERRTITKSGKDTTIVTKGRHDPCVGIRAVPVAEAMMACVLLDHLLLHRGQVGDAGGRIG
- a CDS encoding NYN domain-containing protein, which codes for MPSRDRPLYAVLIDADNIPAKYASAVMKEIAGLGEPGLRRVYGDWSSGQLRGWSDKVLELGLVAHQETANTKGKNASDIGLVIDAMDILHGGRFDGFVLVSSDSDFTRLASRIREEGLDVIGIGEGKAPESLRNVCNRFILIENLVDDAPEQDGASKPSKRKAQDALPLILKAMERMDQDDDWYALGAIGSQIVAAVPDFDTRTYGKRKLSDLVGEIKRLETRKEGTQLMVRRVD
- a CDS encoding S-(hydroxymethyl)glutathione dehydrogenase/class III alcohol dehydrogenase is translated as MRTKAAVAIAAGQPLEIMDVNLDGPREGEVLVEIKATGICHTDEFTLSGADPEGLFPAILGHEGAGVVVDVGPGVTSLKKGDHVIPLYTPECRTCEYCLNPKTNLCQRVRATQGQGLMPDGTSRFSTLDGDPILHYMGCSTFANHTVLPEIALAKVRPDAPFDKICYIGCGVTTGIGAVINTAKVEIGSTAIVFGLGGIGLNVIQGLRLAGADQIVGVDLNADKKPMAERFGMTDFVNPAEVDGDLVAHLVELTGGGADYTFDATGNVEVMRTALESAHKGWGESVIIGVAPSGAEIATRPFQLVTGRVWRGTAFGGARGRTDVPKIVDWYMDGKIEIDPMITHTMPLSDINKGFDLMHAGESIRSVVVY
- a CDS encoding I78 family peptidase inhibitor, with the protein product MRRTIPFLFLLAACQLEAESDDPCRAGEYGALVGANIAAVSLPADLNHRVVGPDTAVTMDFVPDRLNVLVDRQGRIFGLRCG